From Mustela erminea isolate mMusErm1 chromosome 1, mMusErm1.Pri, whole genome shotgun sequence, a single genomic window includes:
- the LOC116592308 gene encoding uncharacterized protein LOC116592308, whose protein sequence is MDHLETAEWWNEKWMMALSNSNPLPSLENLKSPQDPLLRSLKKVTRCLSKDLGRPPAAWGPQKHPCSPPLLCKLKQSGGSSSHPELRNQIAGFVERRAEQGRALGSHTKEPAFPGGGRPCPGHGSTQGAATRQEPPEAPRLPGPSAGGWEKLVTRSPNPTSVPARRGRGMRREETQYPGRLGGGEKSAGRGAHGKTKALGCWTDLQGLRNRSARACEEEKLAAGTSYRGGGRGGGIKKKQERGRQGET, encoded by the exons ATGGACCACTTGGAGACTGCGGAATGGTGGAATGAGAAGTGGATGATGGCCTTAAGCAACAGCAATCCCCTGCCAAGTCTGGAG AACCTCAAATCACCCCAGGATCCTCTGCTGCGTTCCCTGAAAAAAGTGACCAGGTGTCTCAGCAAGGATCTGGGGAGACCACCTGCAGCTTGGGGTCCACAGAAGCATCCTTGCTCTCCTCCGCTTCTCTGTAAATTAAAG CAAAGCGGAGGAAGTTCCAGTCACCCGGAATTAAGGAACCAGATTGCGGGCTTCGTTGAAAGGCGCGCGGAGCAAGGAAGAGCCCTGGGCTCGCACACAAAGGAGCCGGCGTTCCCAGGCGGCGGGCGGCCCTGCCCGGGGCACGGCAGCACTCAGGGCGCAGCGACGCGCCAGGAACCGCCTGAGGCTCCCCGGCTGCCCGGCCCCTCTGCTGGTGGCTGGGAGAAGTTAGTCACCCGGAGCCCGAACCCGACCAGCGTCCCAGCGCGGAGAGGCCGGGGAATGAGGAGGGAGGAAACCCAGTACCCGGGGCGGCTGGGAGGAGGCGAGAAGAGCGCGGGGCGAGGGGCGCACGGGAAGACCAAAGCCCTAGGCTGCTGGACGGACTTGCAAGGTCTTCGAAACCGGAGCGCACGGGCGTGCGAGGAGGAAAAACTTGCGGCAGGAACTTCCTAccgaggcggggggcgggggggggggataaaaaagaagcaggagagagggaggcagggagagacttGA